The genome window ACAAAATCTTTACCGACCAAGCTAACTAGCAACTTCAAAAAAACATGTAGCAAGGATTAGAAAGATAATGAAGGTAGCAGAACCGGAGAAGAGCAAAAATAATAcataaaaaaggagaaaacaaatGACTAGAAGGAATCCAATGTCAACAAAAGAAAGCAACATTCTCAAAATCCACCTACAATCTAGGTTTGAGACAACCAACCCCTAGCACTACTCAAATAAATAATCTCAAAACCTTGGAAACTCTCAAAGTAAATTTAAACAAGACAATTGACTATCCATTTAATGGAAAAGAAACTATAGGTAAAATGAATCCAATACTGTACAACAACATGTTAGAATTAATGTGAAAGATCCTCCAGAGAATAGAAAAACAATAAACCAGATAATAATGCACAACACTAAAACATAAGCCTAGATTAGGACAGGCCAAGTTTACGGTAATAAATGGGTTTACTTACTGGCAATTTTAAGGTAAATAGTGCTCGGAAGAAAGTTAGCAGTTGTCCGGGTTAAATATTGTTCTTGGTTCTCCCTTAATCTTTATGCAGACTGCCAAATTATGGTCTACAATAAACACCCGTAAGAGATTAAGAAGACCAAGCTCATCAAAGACATACACCAGAAACACTGTTTGCAAACGTAGATGATGCCTCTAAATGGCATCAACCCGAATGATATTTCAAATAGGATTAATATTCAGCTACAACATTTCGATTTTATCATCTTCTAATATGGATCATCTAAGCTTATTCTGGAACAGCAGCATAATTTTTGGATGATTTTTGAAATCAGGCACATAACCAACGGACACAGGCCTAAGATCAACAATATACACTCCCGAAATTTACGAATGAGCCCTGTGAACGAAACCTTTAGACAAGCTCAAATTGGTTGTAATAGAGCATCTATCATCCATCGCGAACCCTCGTATTTTCTAAACATTGCACGTTCCGATGGAAATCTCTGAGATGCTCCCCTAACAGTGAATCTTTCATCCATGTTTCAACAGCGACCAATATAACCTACTTAAAGTTGTGCAGAAAAGTTACCCGAGTATGCCTATTTAGCACAACAAGAACTCTCGATTCTCTCCCGGTAATCACGAACAGAACAAAAACCCCAGGTCATCCTATTTCGAACCAGATTCATATTCGCGAGACACCGTGAAGTGAAACAGGTACATCACCAGATGAACTAAACAAAGGAAAATTTCCTGGTGCAACGAGAGGGAGATCGGAGAGCAGCGTTACCCTTTCTTCGCCTCGATCCTCCGTTTCTTGGCGAAGGAAGCCATGGTCCTGCGCTTCGGGCCGTGTGATGTTGCCCTCTTCTGCGTGGTCGAGGTCGGTGGTTAACTGTTGGGCTTGGGCCGGAACGAGAGATGGGAAGGGCGACGTCGGTTATTGACAACCCCGTCTGGCTCTCTAATATAATATTGTATGATATAGTATTTTCTATTTCCTAATAATTAATTATACCTAAATAATGATATGATAATTTAATACGCCAATATAATTTGGTCCTCGTTGTTTAAATTGGTCTGCCAGGACACTGCAACTCGAAGCCGTCTGAGGACGCCACCTGTTGCTTCTCACCAACGGTCGGATGAGATATTCGAAATTTGAATATAAGGTCATAAGCTACAAAATCACCAACGGTCGGATCTCGTCACCTCTGCAAGTAGAAATCCAAGACGAAAAAGAAACGAGATCAATGGATTTCTCTACGAATAGTCGCTCACCGAACTCTTGGTATCGCAAGCCGTTCCCTTGTGGTGAATTTCTCGACTTTGATCTCCCCTTTTCATCATTTTCGATTTGCATTTTTTGATGAGATTGGAATATCATTGGGTTTCAAGGTTCAATAGCTCGTCTTGATGAGGGCCTTTTTTTTTGGTTGCAGATTCCCAAAGAAGAAGCTCTGGTAAAGGAATGAAAGACGCCGGAGAGACTGACGAAAACAGCAGGCCTTTTTTAGTAGGGAAGGAAGGCAAGAACTTAATGACTACGGCCATGTCTTCGGCTGCGAAGAGGAAGATCTTGTCCGAGAAGAACAACCGCGCGATCTTACCGGAGTCCTGTCATGACGCCCGCTTGGGAGCGCAAATGGGCTCGGATCTTTCTTCGAGGTTCTGTCTTTGTGGGGATCGAGATGAAGCCAGCTCTAGTCCTTCCAACCCTGTTTCTTATGATCCGCTGACGAATTGCACCTCCCCGAGGCCGCAGTTCCTCCGCTATAACCCGCATAGGCGCCGGCAGATTCTCATGCGCTTCGTGGGAGAGAAGAGGGAGGAAGATTACGGATCGGGAGGCGACTCGAGCCTTTCTTCGGATCCGGAGAAGCTTGATGCAGAAGACTTGCTCCCGGCGCCTTCCAAATCCTTACAAGAATGCGAGAAAGAAGAAGTTAGCGACGTTGAAGATATCATcatgggagaggaggaggaggaggaggaggtggatcaGAGGCCTGGGTGGTCTAAATTGGCATGGAAGATGTTCCTCATTGGGATTTTGCTATTCTCTTCTTATTACGTTTCTTCCATGAGCTCAGATTTCGAACATGGAGATGGGGAAGTGAACCGTCGAGCCTGTGATCAGAACACCTTTTCTGGAAACATGATGGTGACTCTGATGGGGCTGTCTAAGGTTTGCTTGGATGTGCCTCACAAAGAATTTACTTGTGGAAACGACGATAACGACAGCAATCTATCAGATTCAGATGGTCTAAGAATGCGATACTTACAAGAGAACAAATCGCTTCATGGAATTGAAGTGGCAACAAGGAAAGATGGAGGATCGATGGTTGAGAATGGAATTGGTACTGAAGATGACTTTGTGGTTGAAGCAATGACTGACGAGGCTGCTGATTCCCAGTTCGCTGAGCAGCACAAATGCAGTCTTTCTCTTCCAGATGAATGGAGCGAGGAGATTCTGGGTGACACTCATCATGTGCCGGCTGTCTCCTCACAAGTTTCAGAGACTCAATTTGCTGATACCACCTCTTCAGatgatcaagatgaaattgtggaCCTCCGGGAGGCACCGTGGGCGGAGGGCGGCGCAGAGCTAAATGAATCTTTGTGGCTTCCTCGTTCCCAAATCTTCTCAAGCCTGGTGTCAGATGATCGAAAAATGGACGACAGTGAAGTCACTGATACAGGGAAGAACGAGTTCAAATGGGACCATAACTTTGTGTTTGCCTCGAAGAATGTTCGTAGGATACTACTATCAATGTCTTTGCTGACGCTTACGCTGAGTACTATCTTGTACAAGTCTTGTCTGAAGCACCAGAAGACCTCAGCGCCAGCATCCACGCCCACCTGTGAGATGAACATTCAGGATGAGGTTATATCTTCCATTAGAGGGAAAGAGGATAAGGTAAGCGATTCAAATGTTTGTCATAAGCCTCTGAGTCACACAAGCAATGAAGGAACAGAGTTAGCTGGTACTCGGCCACCGGTGGTGGAATTGCTTGGGGAGTACACCATCGTTGGGAGAACTGCCCATCCAACAGGTTCAACCCAAAGATTCAGAGGAAGAGGAGCAGATCCGGTTGAGGAATCAAAGCCAGATCAATATCCAACAGATCCGTCGGAGACTTCAGCGATTATGAACAGAAGTCCTGCCGTTCAGAGGTCACTCATTAGGGAACAGGTCAGTTGTCTTCTGTTCTAGCCAAGAAACATGTGTGGAGCTTCAGATTCTCAACTTCTCTATTTTGTGCTGCAGAGTTCTTTAAGGCGCTCAGCCCGACTCCGTAAACGGGTCACTGCACCTTGAGATGAAGTTAGCGAGGTTCTTGATGCTGATTCTAATGCCAGAAATCAGAAACAGAGCATCATCTTGTTGTTTCATTTGATGCTTCCTTCCCTTATTTGACTCATGAATTATCAATTTCCTGTATTGATATTACTGACATGTTGATCCAATAAAGGTTATTTCCCATCAATATATAACTCTGAATGATTCATCGAAGAGTCTTTCGTACTCGTATAGTTGCAGTCACGCTTCTTTTTGTTCTAGTAAGCATCAAAACCTGTGGATTTGCGCAATCATGGTAGCATCAGCACAGGATGCAATGGAAATTGGGTGATATGAAAATAATGCTAGAAATAATCCTGCTCGCATTACTCCTAagattcataaaacaaaaaaatgataacAGTGATATCAACAAAACAGAGGAAACGATTCTTGTGATCAAACAAAAGACTGCTGAAAGCCTGTAGTCATCACATCACATGAACAAGGAGGAACTTGGCCATCCTCTTCAAGGGGCGTACTCTTGCTGGTCTTGGGAAAGCTCCTTGCGTAGCTTGTGGGAGAACAACTGGCAAGCATCTCCGCTGAGATCAATGGCTGCTGAAAGCGCTATAAAGAGAGCGACGTCCGCCATGCACGATACGTGCTGCACCCCGACTTGAACTGTTGGCTTGCTCACCTTGCCTTGACCTTCCACCGTCGCTGCCATCACGAAGCCACCGGCGAAGGGCCCTGACTTTTCGACGACGCCAGGATCGATGCAGAAGTGGCCACCTTTGCGCATGCTGAGGGACGACTCCACGATGGGGACTCCGCGGTTTGGTCCGGCGTCGGTCATGAGCTCGAACCTGTAGCCCAGGGCGTCGACGGGGCCTTTCTCGCGCCAGGCCACGAGCCGTCCCCATGGCTTCCAGTTGGTGGCGGACGGGCCGACGGCGCGGAGTATGAGCCATGCGCCGGGGTTGGAGCGCGAGACACGGTCTGAACCGGGGGAGGCCACGAAGGGAGTGACGATGGACGCGGCAGCCACCGGGGATCCCGAGAGGTCATGAATGGTTACAGTCCACCCCTTGCGCTGCTCCCTGCTCTCGTGGTCTCTTTCTCCACCCAGTGAACCAAACCAACATCTTCTCCGGTTGCTTTTGGTTGGCGGTGAGCTGTGGATAATATATGGAGTAGTTTAGTCCAACATATTCCTATTTCATTAATGACTTGAGAGGTCTGGCAAACATAACAATGGTCGAAATAAGCTCACGTGGTTCGGGTGGTCCGCCGACGGTCAGCGGAGAACCGGCAACTGAACACCGGTTGGCGAACGCAACCGCCGTGGCCAGTCCCACCGCCTCCTTGGATTTGGTACACCACCGGGCTGCACTCCGGCTCGCTCCCGAACTGGAACACGAACCTGGGGTCCGGCTCCGTCCGCACCACCAGGTGGAGCCGCGCCGCCGACAGCCCGCTCCCCATGCTGACCCACCCGCTCTGTATCACCGCCGCCCGCGTGGCAGCCGACTCGAGGTCCACCGCCACTCTGACCCGGCCGAGCAGCCGGCCGGAGCTGAACCCGCACGTGCTCCCCGTCCGGCCCGCGTAGACCGCCACGGTCAGGCTTGCTGGTCTGCCTGACGGCCTCCGCAACGCGGCTGGCTCGAGACTGATGACGACCGCGGAGGAGGCAACGGCAGAAGTGGACGCTGCTGGTTCGATCAAGTTGGTGGTCGACGTGGGGTCGACGGCGAGAGGGAGAGGAGCGGTCTGGGTGGAGGAGGGGCAGTCTTGGAGTTGGACGGTGCAGAAGCATGGGGTGGCGGAGGGGTGGACGCCAGGGCCTGCCGGCTTCGCCACTGGCGGTAGCTTCAACGCAAGAGATTCCACGATGAGCCGAACGAATGGGCAGGGATccatctctctcgctcgctctctctctctctctctcgtattaACTTCGCTGTGGTGGATCTTTATAGGAAGCATTCGATTCGTCTTTATACAGAAGACAAGATTGAGTGACTGTCTTCATATTATATGATCCACGTAAAAGCAGATTCATCCTACACGAATTTGGAGTTGTACCAGTTCAAGCAACGTGTCACTCCGATTCATGTAGAGATTGGATTAACTACGCCTTCATGCTGGTGAGATCTCAAGAACACCCACCAATCGGCTCACCTCGCCCATGATCAGCTTAAAGAAAGGAGGCAAAATGGGAAAGGTGACAAGGAGGAGGATTAGGATGGGCTGGAGATATTGGTTGGTGCGATGTTGTCACCGGACCCAGCGCATGCAGCTGGAACTAGCTGTGTGCAACCCCTTTCCAAGCGAGCATTTGCCACATAGCGACATCAGATGCAGGCAATCTCTTGGCGTCGATATATCCGCTAATTGGCCGCAGAAGGATAATTGGTGGTTGATTTAGATGGAAACTGCTGATTCAGGTGCCTTTAACATATGGCCACGACATCTCACTGGATCCAGCCAATGAGCAGCTCATCGTATCGAGAAACTGGATGGTGAATTCAAATAGATGCTTGCAGTAGATTTCAAGAAACACGACTGTCAATCTTTGGTGTCCTTGTTTTGGAAGACAGACGACGGTGGATGCCTGCGTTTTGAAGTGTGGGTGAAGAAACCCCCTGTTGGTAGGATGGGTTGCGCCGCAGCTGCTGCAAACATGTCTGTGTGCAAGACAATGTCGTCAAAGCAACACCGGGAAGGTTGACATCCTATGAAGCTGGGGATCTAAATGTGGCTGCACTCTCTCCTAGTTCAAGCTTGTGGTTCTTGACCTAATGAACTGTCGTGGGCAACAAAAGAAAGCATGATAGATGAGCTGTGAGTGAATTGTCCAACAAGTTCCAGTTCCAGTTACGAACTTGTTTGCATTGATGACCAGTTCTTCCAAGTATTCAATTATATACTTGTTAATGCACCCATATGTACTTGGCACTCAACTCAAAAAAGACTCTGGATCTTCACAATTTGTTGATTATTTTGCAGATGAAATCCATGTTGACCTGATGTGGTGAGCCTCCTCCTTCAGTCAGGCAAGTCTCCAAACGTAAAAGAGTTCTGCACTGTCAGGATCTCTCATCCACCATTAGAGATAGAAGAAGGAACACATCATAGGATTCCTCTGAAACAAATATTTCTAACACACATAAGCCTTTTCTTTCTGCATCAGAACAAGAAGACATACATtgattacacacacacacacacatattctATGCAACCCCTGGATGCATGTATCATAGGATCCTCTGGCCAAGGATAGAATTTACCCTCTACTACCTTCCAAATTTTAGGTCTACTCTTGGGTGCCTTTCAACTCGACCTTGCATGGAAGCCCAAGGACAACATGACTGTTTGCAGGACTAGAATAAGAGTTGGAGGCATGTGGCTGTCTTAGATATCCAACTCATCTCCACGTGTAACCCAGATCTCCTGGCTTGACCAGTCTCCTCCATCTCCGGTGATCTTTATCCCTCCGAGGAGAGGGTGTCGGCTGATCATTGCAGCTCCAACGCATGTTACCAGTGATCGTATCCTCAATGGACATGTGCATCCCAACAATTCACGTGGAAGTGCAAGAAATATGTACGTCTAGAATAAGTGTATTACAAGGAAAAGGAATGTTAATTGGAGTAATTATGAAGGAAAAAAAACTATGAAAATTAGGATTTGGATCTCATATTTGAGTATGATGTGATGAATGTTTTGGGTGCTCATGGCCTCTTTGGGATGTCTTGAAAGCATGTTATAttaggtttatatatatatatatatatatatatatatatatatatatatatatatatatatatatatatatatatatatatatatatatatatatatattaaatttatatgaaatttatgcataacttaaaaaataaatattaatctcacgttataaaaaatttaatcttCTCGATAAATATAGGTGAAAAATGTCAAGCTATATTAATCTTTATGTGAAGTATATTATTTGATAATTGAACTTTGAGTTTTTTTTGTTGTTTGGAGTTATTCACTC of Musa acuminata AAA Group cultivar baxijiao chromosome BXJ1-7, Cavendish_Baxijiao_AAA, whole genome shotgun sequence contains these proteins:
- the LOC135679514 gene encoding uncharacterized protein LOC135679514, with the translated sequence MDFSTNSRSPNSWYRKPFPCDSQRRSSGKGMKDAGETDENSRPFLVGKEGKNLMTTAMSSAAKRKILSEKNNRAILPESCHDARLGAQMGSDLSSRFCLCGDRDEASSSPSNPVSYDPLTNCTSPRPQFLRYNPHRRRQILMRFVGEKREEDYGSGGDSSLSSDPEKLDAEDLLPAPSKSLQECEKEEVSDVEDIIMGEEEEEEEVDQRPGWSKLAWKMFLIGILLFSSYYVSSMSSDFEHGDGEVNRRACDQNTFSGNMMVTLMGLSKVCLDVPHKEFTCGNDDNDSNLSDSDGLRMRYLQENKSLHGIEVATRKDGGSMVENGIGTEDDFVVEAMTDEAADSQFAEQHKCSLSLPDEWSEEILGDTHHVPAVSSQVSETQFADTTSSDDQDEIVDLREAPWAEGGAELNESLWLPRSQIFSSLVSDDRKMDDSEVTDTGKNEFKWDHNFVFASKNVRRILLSMSLLTLTLSTILYKSCLKHQKTSAPASTPTCEMNIQDEVISSIRGKEDKVSDSNVCHKPLSHTSNEGTELAGTRPPVVELLGEYTIVGRTAHPTGSTQRFRGRGADPVEESKPDQYPTDPSETSAIMNRSPAVQRSLIREQSSLRRSARLRKRVTAP
- the LOC135679515 gene encoding uncharacterized protein LOC135679515; this encodes MLPIKIHHSEVNTRERERERAREMDPCPFVRLIVESLALKLPPVAKPAGPGVHPSATPCFCTVQLQDCPSSTQTAPLPLAVDPTSTTNLIEPAASTSAVASSAVVISLEPAALRRPSGRPASLTVAVYAGRTGSTCGFSSGRLLGRVRVAVDLESAATRAAVIQSGWVSMGSGLSAARLHLVVRTEPDPRFVFQFGSEPECSPVVYQIQGGGGTGHGGCVRQPVFSCRFSADRRRTTRTTSPPTKSNRRRCWFGSLGGERDHESREQRKGWTVTIHDLSGSPVAAASIVTPFVASPGSDRVSRSNPGAWLILRAVGPSATNWKPWGRLVAWREKGPVDALGYRFELMTDAGPNRGVPIVESSLSMRKGGHFCIDPGVVEKSGPFAGGFVMAATVEGQGKVSKPTVQVGVQHVSCMADVALFIALSAAIDLSGDACQLFSHKLRKELSQDQQEYAP